Proteins encoded within one genomic window of Cellulomonas flavigena DSM 20109:
- a CDS encoding PHP domain-containing protein yields the protein MRIDLHTHSRASDGTQAPAVLVAAARDAGLDVVALTDHDTTAGWDEAAAAALDVGIALVRGTEVSARSRGVSVHLLSYLQDPEHPALAGELARAAESRVTRARSIVELLARDVPITWQDVLDQARDAVVVGRPHIADALVARGVVPDRDAAFAHLLRSDGPYHVDHYAPAAPVAVAAIRASGGVPVFAHPAADARGRIVPDDVFDELAEAGLAGLEVHHRDHSPAQRERLLAIAERLGLIVTGSSDYHGAGKLNRLGENLTDPQVLEEIVRQGATEVVGA from the coding sequence GTGCGCATCGACCTCCACACGCACTCGCGCGCGTCGGACGGCACGCAGGCCCCCGCGGTGCTCGTCGCCGCGGCACGTGACGCGGGCCTCGACGTCGTCGCCCTCACCGACCACGACACCACCGCCGGGTGGGACGAGGCCGCCGCCGCCGCGCTCGACGTCGGCATCGCGCTCGTGCGCGGCACGGAGGTCTCGGCGCGCTCGCGCGGCGTCAGCGTGCACCTGCTCAGCTACCTGCAGGACCCCGAGCACCCCGCGCTGGCCGGCGAGCTGGCGCGTGCGGCGGAGTCGCGCGTGACGCGCGCCCGCAGCATCGTCGAGCTCCTCGCGCGCGACGTGCCGATCACGTGGCAGGACGTGCTCGACCAGGCGCGCGACGCTGTCGTCGTCGGACGCCCGCACATCGCCGACGCGCTCGTCGCGCGCGGCGTCGTGCCCGACCGGGACGCGGCCTTCGCGCACCTGCTGCGTTCCGACGGGCCGTACCACGTCGACCACTACGCGCCTGCGGCGCCCGTGGCCGTCGCGGCGATCCGCGCGTCCGGGGGTGTGCCGGTCTTCGCGCACCCCGCCGCGGACGCTCGCGGCCGCATCGTTCCGGACGACGTCTTCGACGAGCTCGCCGAGGCCGGGCTCGCGGGTCTCGAGGTGCACCACCGCGACCACTCGCCCGCGCAGCGCGAGCGGCTGCTCGCGATCGCGGAGCGGCTCGGCCTGATCGTCACGGGCTCGAGCGACTACCACGGTGCGGGCAAGCTCAACCGGCTGGGGGAGAACCTCACCGACCCGCAGGTGCTCGAGGAGATCGTCCGGCAGGGCGCGACGGAGGTGGTGGGCGCGTGA
- a CDS encoding DEAD/DEAH box helicase, protein MTTDQTVDTPTTDTIDTPETGIRTAADAVPTESPTGSRRAASVQAVDASFADFDVRPEIVAALAAAGITQPFPIQAMTLPVALSGHDIIGQAKTGTGKTLGFGVPLLHRVIAPGEDGYDRLPAPGEPQALVVVPTRELAVQVAGDLAMASTGRKVRIVQVYGGRAYEPQVEALQRGADVVVGTPGRMIDLLNQRHLRLKHATEVVLDEADEMLDLGFLPDVEKLLAATPPNRHTMLFSATMPGAVVAMARRYMSQPTHIRASAPDDEGQTVKNIKQVAYRAHALDKVELLARILQARGRGLTIVFARTKRTAAKVADELVERGFAAGAIHGDLGQGAREQALRAFRHGKVDVLVATDVAARGIDVEDVTHVVNYQCPEDEKTYLHRTGRTGRAGNKGTAVTFVDWDDIPRWGLIDKALGLGIPEPVETYSSSPHVREDLDVPEGVTGRLPKSQQTRAGLDAEVLEDLGETGKRGGGARPARSGDRAGRGDGARGDGGRGRSGGPARERDGEQRTESDGEGRRRRRGGRGRSSGEAARTELGEAAPQSPQRSEQASAGDDGSTGESTGAPRRRRRRRSRGGSGGAAGAAADTGTAPADA, encoded by the coding sequence GTGACCACGGACCAGACCGTCGACACCCCCACGACCGACACCATCGACACCCCCGAGACCGGGATCCGCACCGCTGCGGACGCCGTCCCCACCGAGTCCCCGACGGGCTCGCGCCGCGCCGCCTCGGTGCAAGCCGTGGACGCCTCGTTCGCCGACTTCGACGTCCGCCCCGAGATCGTCGCCGCGCTCGCCGCGGCCGGGATCACCCAGCCGTTCCCCATCCAGGCGATGACGTTGCCGGTCGCGCTGTCCGGCCACGACATCATCGGCCAGGCCAAGACCGGCACCGGCAAGACCCTCGGGTTCGGCGTCCCGCTGCTGCACCGCGTGATCGCCCCCGGCGAGGACGGCTACGACCGGCTGCCCGCGCCGGGCGAGCCGCAGGCGCTGGTCGTCGTCCCGACACGTGAGCTCGCCGTCCAGGTCGCCGGGGACCTCGCCATGGCCTCGACGGGTCGCAAGGTCCGCATCGTCCAGGTGTACGGCGGGCGCGCGTACGAGCCGCAGGTCGAGGCGCTGCAGCGTGGCGCCGACGTGGTCGTCGGCACGCCGGGTCGCATGATCGACCTGCTCAACCAGCGCCACCTGCGCCTCAAGCACGCCACCGAGGTCGTCCTGGACGAGGCCGACGAGATGCTCGACCTGGGCTTCCTGCCCGACGTCGAGAAGCTGCTCGCGGCGACCCCGCCGAACCGCCACACGATGCTGTTCTCGGCGACCATGCCCGGTGCCGTCGTCGCGATGGCGCGCCGCTACATGTCGCAGCCCACGCACATCCGCGCGTCCGCGCCGGACGACGAGGGCCAGACGGTCAAGAACATCAAGCAGGTCGCCTACCGTGCGCACGCGCTGGACAAGGTCGAGCTCCTCGCCCGGATCCTGCAGGCCCGCGGCCGCGGCCTGACGATCGTCTTCGCGCGCACCAAGCGCACCGCCGCCAAGGTGGCCGACGAGCTGGTGGAGCGCGGGTTCGCCGCCGGCGCGATCCACGGTGACCTGGGCCAGGGTGCGCGCGAGCAGGCGCTGCGCGCGTTCCGGCACGGCAAGGTCGACGTGCTGGTCGCGACCGACGTCGCCGCGCGCGGCATCGACGTGGAGGACGTCACGCACGTCGTGAACTACCAGTGCCCCGAGGACGAGAAGACGTACCTGCACCGCACCGGCCGTACCGGCCGCGCGGGCAACAAGGGCACCGCGGTGACGTTCGTCGACTGGGACGACATCCCGCGCTGGGGGCTCATCGACAAGGCGCTCGGCCTGGGCATCCCCGAGCCGGTCGAGACGTACTCGTCGTCGCCGCACGTCCGGGAGGACCTCGACGTCCCCGAGGGCGTCACCGGTCGCCTGCCGAAGTCGCAGCAGACGCGCGCCGGTCTCGACGCCGAGGTGCTCGAGGACCTGGGCGAGACCGGCAAGCGCGGGGGTGGCGCCCGTCCCGCGCGGTCCGGCGACCGCGCCGGCCGCGGTGACGGCGCCCGGGGCGACGGCGGCCGTGGCCGCTCGGGCGGCCCGGCGCGCGAGCGCGACGGCGAGCAGCGCACCGAGAGCGACGGCGAGGGCCGTCGCCGACGCCGTGGCGGCCGTGGCCGCTCGAGCGGTGAGGCTGCCCGCACGGAGCTGGGCGAGGCCGCGCCGCAGTCCCCGCAGCGCTCCGAGCAGGCGTCCGCCGGTGACGACGGGTCGACCGGCGAGTCGACCGGTGCGCCGCGCCGTCGGCGGCGTCGCCGCTCGCGCGGCGGCAGCGGCGGCGCCGCGGGTGCTGCGGCGGACACCGGCACCGCGCCCGCCGACGCCTGA
- a CDS encoding MarC family protein produces MSSVLDVQLFISVFVTLFVIMDPPGTVPLFLALTGSMTRQQRKRAARQAILVAFGVIVGFALFGQSLLNYLHVSVQALQAAGGLLLLLVAMELLTGKMDSNEGLEGTQGNVALVPLGTPLLAGPGAIVATMVFVQQSSEVTDWVALGLGVVLVHLCLWLSMRFAGAIHRVLKDSGTMLVSRIAGLLLAAIAVQLLADAVLTFAREV; encoded by the coding sequence GTGAGCAGCGTGCTCGACGTGCAGCTGTTCATCTCGGTGTTCGTGACGCTGTTCGTCATCATGGACCCGCCGGGCACGGTGCCGCTGTTCCTCGCGCTGACCGGCTCGATGACCCGCCAGCAGCGCAAGCGCGCCGCCCGGCAGGCGATCCTCGTGGCGTTCGGCGTCATCGTCGGCTTCGCGCTGTTCGGGCAGTCGCTGCTCAACTACCTGCACGTCTCGGTGCAGGCGCTGCAGGCGGCCGGCGGCCTGCTGCTGCTCCTCGTGGCGATGGAGCTGCTGACGGGGAAGATGGACAGCAACGAGGGCCTGGAAGGCACGCAGGGCAACGTCGCGCTCGTGCCGCTCGGCACGCCGCTGCTGGCCGGCCCCGGCGCGATCGTGGCGACCATGGTGTTCGTGCAGCAGTCGAGCGAGGTGACGGACTGGGTCGCCCTCGGCCTCGGCGTCGTGCTCGTCCATCTGTGCCTGTGGCTGTCGATGCGGTTCGCCGGTGCGATCCACCGGGTGCTGAAGGACTCCGGCACGATGCTCGTCAGCCGTATCGCGGGACTGCTGCTCGCGGCGATCGCCGTGCAGCTGCTCGCGGACGCCGTGCTGACGTTCGCCCGCGAGGTCTGA
- a CDS encoding general stress protein has translation MSFSSSSRIPTTPTLPTGETVATYGTYLEAQKAVELLAEKEFPVRAVTIVGTDLRMVERVLRRLSYPSAALGGFLSGVWFGLFVGLILTLFSSGGPGVMLPTALFGGAFGLLFSVIGYSLTRGRRDFASSSQIVATSYSVLCAPEHAHRARTLLADTGGVVSGWPEPVRPPAPPVGAPPSDPSVVHPAPDGTTQPDPRPGPPPTA, from the coding sequence ATGTCGTTCTCGTCGTCCTCGCGGATCCCGACGACGCCGACCCTGCCCACGGGCGAGACCGTCGCCACCTACGGCACCTACCTGGAGGCGCAGAAGGCGGTCGAGCTCCTCGCCGAGAAGGAGTTCCCCGTGCGCGCCGTGACGATCGTCGGCACGGACCTGCGCATGGTCGAGCGCGTGCTGCGTCGGCTGTCGTACCCCAGCGCGGCGCTCGGAGGCTTCCTCTCCGGCGTGTGGTTCGGTCTGTTCGTCGGCCTGATCCTCACGCTGTTCTCGTCGGGCGGACCCGGCGTCATGCTGCCCACGGCGCTCTTCGGTGGCGCGTTCGGGCTGCTGTTCTCCGTCATCGGGTACTCGTTGACGCGGGGGCGACGGGACTTCGCGTCGTCCAGCCAGATCGTCGCGACGTCCTACTCGGTGCTGTGCGCGCCCGAGCACGCGCACCGGGCCCGCACCCTCCTCGCCGACACCGGGGGAGTGGTCTCCGGGTGGCCCGAGCCCGTGCGCCCGCCGGCCCCGCCCGTCGGCGCACCGCCGTCGGACCCGTCGGTCGTCCACCCGGCACCGGACGGGACGACGCAGCCGGACCCGCGGCCCGGCCCGCCACCGACGGCCTGA
- a CDS encoding aminopeptidase P family protein: MSTDERPENLTSETVTPADHEQRLEERGSNRSHRPQSRRFIEFVTSGWGERPPSTAVRAPVADLTAVRRSALSGQFPGARLVVPAGAFKVRSNDTDFRFRPHAAFAHLTGLGTEQEPDAVLVLHPVPDGTGDDGSAHRAVLYMNPLAGRDTPEFFADTRYGEFWVGARPTLEDVATTTGIATAHVAELRDALAKDAGEGGVQVLVVPGADAAVEEVVARLRGEDETGEADARLAEALAELRLLKDAYEVEQMRHAVAVTIEGFEKIVRALPRAVAHPRGERVVEGTFLGHAREVGNDVGYTTIAAAGEHATTLHWTDNDGRVRPGELVLVDAGVEVDSLYTADLTRTLPVDGRFTDVQRRVYRAVLDAADAGFAAAVPGARFRDVHDAAMRVLAARLEEWGLLPVSAEESLDPENQHHRRWMVHGTSHHLGLDVHDCAQARAELYLDGVLEPGMVFTIEPGLYFKSDDLLVPAEYRGIGVRIEDDVLVTADGNENLSAALPRDPDAVEAWMAALREA, encoded by the coding sequence GTGAGCACCGACGAGCGCCCCGAGAACCTCACGTCCGAGACCGTGACCCCGGCCGACCACGAGCAGCGCCTCGAGGAGCGCGGCTCGAACCGGTCGCACCGTCCGCAGTCGCGGCGCTTCATCGAGTTCGTGACGTCGGGCTGGGGCGAGCGCCCGCCGTCGACGGCCGTGCGCGCCCCCGTCGCCGACCTCACGGCGGTGCGCCGCAGCGCGCTGTCCGGGCAGTTCCCCGGTGCGCGGCTCGTCGTGCCCGCCGGGGCGTTCAAGGTCCGCTCCAACGACACCGACTTCCGGTTCCGCCCGCACGCGGCGTTCGCGCACCTCACGGGCCTGGGGACCGAGCAGGAGCCGGACGCGGTGCTCGTGCTGCACCCGGTGCCGGACGGCACGGGCGACGACGGCAGCGCGCACCGCGCGGTCCTCTACATGAACCCCCTGGCGGGCCGCGACACCCCGGAGTTCTTCGCGGACACGCGCTACGGCGAGTTCTGGGTGGGTGCGCGCCCGACGCTCGAGGACGTCGCGACGACCACCGGCATCGCGACCGCGCACGTCGCGGAGCTGCGCGACGCGCTGGCGAAGGACGCCGGCGAGGGGGGCGTCCAGGTGCTCGTCGTGCCCGGCGCGGACGCCGCGGTCGAGGAGGTCGTCGCGCGGCTGCGCGGCGAGGACGAGACCGGCGAGGCGGACGCGCGCCTCGCCGAGGCGCTCGCGGAGCTGCGGCTGCTCAAGGACGCGTACGAGGTCGAGCAGATGCGCCACGCGGTCGCCGTGACGATCGAGGGCTTCGAGAAGATCGTGCGAGCGCTGCCGCGTGCGGTCGCGCACCCGCGGGGCGAACGCGTCGTCGAGGGCACGTTCCTCGGCCACGCGCGGGAGGTCGGCAACGACGTCGGCTACACGACGATCGCGGCGGCGGGCGAGCACGCCACGACGCTGCACTGGACGGACAACGACGGTCGGGTGCGACCGGGCGAGCTCGTGCTCGTCGACGCGGGCGTCGAGGTCGACTCGCTGTACACGGCCGACCTCACCCGCACGCTGCCCGTCGACGGCCGGTTCACCGACGTGCAGCGCCGCGTCTACCGGGCCGTGCTCGACGCCGCCGACGCGGGCTTCGCCGCGGCGGTGCCCGGCGCGCGGTTCCGCGACGTGCACGACGCCGCGATGCGCGTGCTCGCGGCGCGGCTCGAGGAGTGGGGCCTGCTGCCCGTCTCCGCCGAGGAGTCGCTGGACCCGGAGAACCAGCACCACCGCCGGTGGATGGTGCACGGCACGTCCCACCACCTGGGGCTGGACGTGCACGACTGCGCGCAGGCACGCGCCGAGCTGTACCTCGACGGGGTCCTGGAGCCCGGCATGGTGTTCACGATCGAGCCGGGCCTGTACTTCAAGTCCGACGACCTGCTGGTCCCGGCGGAGTACCGCGGCATCGGTGTGCGCATCGAGGACGACGTGCTCGTCACGGCCGACGGCAACGAGAACCTCTCGGCTGCCCTGCCGCGCGACCCCGACGCGGTCGAGGCGTGGATGGCGGCGCTGCGCGAGGCGTGA